The Flavobacterium sp. 140616W15 sequence TATTTTTATTTATCGAAACAATCAATAATTTGGTAAGCCACTTTTAATGCATCTGTTGCTTGTTCTAGAGTTACAACTGGATCAGTATCAGTGTTTATTGCATTTGCGAAAGATTCTAACTCATCTAAAATTGCATTGTTTTGCTCCACATCTGGATTTGTAAAATAGATTTGCTTTTTTACTCCTTCTGCATTTTGCAGAATCATATCAAAATCACCTGGTATTTCGGGTGCATCTTTCATACGAACAACTTCACATTTTTTTTCTAAAAAGTCAACTGAAATATAGGCATCCCTTTGGAAAAAACGCGTTTTACGCATGTTTTTCATCGAAATTCTGCTTGCTGTTAAGTTTGCAACACAACCATTTTCAAATTCAATTCTAGCATTAGCAATGTCTGGAGTATCACTAATTACTGAAACTCCACTTGCATTGATACTTTTTACTTTTGATTTTACTACACTTAAAATAGCATCAATATCATGAATCATCAAATCTAAAACTACAGGAACGTCAGTACCACGAGGATTAAATTCGGCTAAACGATGTGTTTCTATAAACATCGGATTTTCAATCATGTCTTTTGTTGCTATGAATGCTGGGTTAAAGCGTTCAACATGACCAACTTGACCTTTTACGTTATATTCTTTTGCCAAAGCAATTATTTCTTCGGCTTCTTCAACAGTATTCGAAATTGGTTTTTCGATAAAAATATGTTTTCCTGATTTTATGGCAACTTTAGCACATTTGTAGTGTGATAATGTTGGAGTTACAATATCAATTACATCAACAGCATGAATTAGCTTTGCAATTGTATTGAAATTTTTATAACCGAATTCTTTAGAAATTTTCTCGGCGTTTTCTTGATTTTGGTCATAAAAACCAACTAATTCATATTTATCAGATTGTTGTAATAAACGTAAATGTATTTTACCTAAGTGACCAGCACCTAAAACTCCTACTTTTAACATGAGAATGTATTTTTAACAAAAATATAATTTATTTGTTGAAAGTGAAAGTGAATGCTTTAAAGTTTTAGTAATTTAATATTTAAGAATCAATATTTGAATTCCTATTTACTTTCTTATTTTTGCTAAAATAAAAAGAACAAACATTGAAAGACACTGCCAAACATCAAGGACTTCGGAATCAATTAGTAAGCACTTTGCAACAAAAGGGAATTACCGATAAGGCTGTTTTGGAAGCGATTAAAAAAATTCCAAGACATCTTTTTTTGAACTCTAGCTTTGAAGATTATGCTTATCAGGACAAAGCTTTCCCGATTGGTGCTGGGCAAACTATTTCTCAACCTTACACTGTTGCGTTTCAATCGCAACTGTTAGAAGTTAAAAAAGACCATAAAGTATTAGAAATTGGTACTGGGTCTGGGTATCAAACCGCAGTATTATATATGTTGGGAGCTAAAGTATATAGTATTGAAAGACAAAATGAGTTATTTAAAACAACATCTATCTTGTTTCCTAAATTAGGGATTCGACCTAAGCATCTTTCTTTTGGAGATGGTTATAAGGGATTACCTGGTTATGCGCCATTTGATAGTATTATTGTGACTGCTGGAGCGCCATTTATTCCTCAGCCGTTAATGGCACAATTAAAGATAGGAGGAAGATTAGTTATCCCGCTAGGAGAAGATGTCCAGGTTATGACGTTGTTAATTCGTAAAAACGAAACGCAATTTGAAAAACATGAGTTTGGAGAATTTAGATTCGTTCCTTTATTAGAAGAT is a genomic window containing:
- a CDS encoding Gfo/Idh/MocA family protein, whose translation is MLKVGVLGAGHLGKIHLRLLQQSDKYELVGFYDQNQENAEKISKEFGYKNFNTIAKLIHAVDVIDIVTPTLSHYKCAKVAIKSGKHIFIEKPISNTVEEAEEIIALAKEYNVKGQVGHVERFNPAFIATKDMIENPMFIETHRLAEFNPRGTDVPVVLDLMIHDIDAILSVVKSKVKSINASGVSVISDTPDIANARIEFENGCVANLTASRISMKNMRKTRFFQRDAYISVDFLEKKCEVVRMKDAPEIPGDFDMILQNAEGVKKQIYFTNPDVEQNNAILDELESFANAINTDTDPVVTLEQATDALKVAYQIIDCFDK
- a CDS encoding protein-L-isoaspartate(D-aspartate) O-methyltransferase, with amino-acid sequence MKDTAKHQGLRNQLVSTLQQKGITDKAVLEAIKKIPRHLFLNSSFEDYAYQDKAFPIGAGQTISQPYTVAFQSQLLEVKKDHKVLEIGTGSGYQTAVLYMLGAKVYSIERQNELFKTTSILFPKLGIRPKHLSFGDGYKGLPGYAPFDSIIVTAGAPFIPQPLMAQLKIGGRLVIPLGEDVQVMTLLIRKNETQFEKHEFGEFRFVPLLEDKN